The Euphorbia lathyris chromosome 3, ddEupLath1.1, whole genome shotgun sequence genome contains a region encoding:
- the LOC136221857 gene encoding UDP-xylose transporter 1 encodes MGEMTRFQLGVIGALFLSVASSVSIVICNKALMSNLGFPFATTLTSWHLLVTYCTLHCAHRFNLFESKPIDMKTVMLFGILNGVSIGLLNLSLGFNSIGFYQMTKLAIIPFTVLLETFFLKKQFSQKIKFALFVLVVGVGIASVTDLQLNLVGTIISMLAIATTCVGQILTNTIQKRLNVSSTQLLYQSAPFQAAILFVSGPLVDQFLTHKNVFAFKYSSIVLGFIILSCVISVSVNFSTFMVIGKTSPVTYQVLGHLKTCLVLGFGYTLLHDPFTSRNVSGILVAIFGMGLYSYFCTQENKKKQSIDLSLPPLQVKEKDNTPLLPMQDKENIEPKKSTKDSLV; translated from the exons atgggaGAAATGACAAGGTTCCAGCTGGGTGTTATTGGTGCACTGttcctttcagttgcttcatctGTCTCCATTGTTATATGCAACAAAGCTTTGATGAGCAATTTAGGATTCCCCTTtg cAACAACTTTGACTAGTTGGCATTTATTGGTGACATATTGCACCCTACATTGTGCGCATCGTTTCAATTTGTTTGAATCAAAGCCTATAGACATGAAGACTGTTATGCTTTTTGGTATTCTTAATGGTGTTTCTATTGGTTTGCTTAACTTGAGTTTGGGTTTTAATTCCATTGGATTTTAccag ATGACAAAACTTGCAATTATTCCATTTACTGTTCTATTGGAAACTTTTTTCCTCAAAAAACAATTCAG CCAGAAGATTAAATTTGCTCTGTTTGTTTTGGTGGTTGGAGTTGGGATAGCTTCGGTGACAGATCTGCAGCTAAATCTGGTTGGGACAATCATATCCATGCTTGCCATTGCCACAACCTGCGTCGGCCAAATT cTGACAAATACGATACAGAAGAGGCTGAATGTGTCATCCACGCAATTGTTATACCAATCAGCACCATTCCAAGCAGCAATTCTGTTTGTTTCAGGGCCTTTGGTGGATCAATTTCTTACACACAAGAATGTGTTTGCTTTTAAATACTCTTCAATAGTACTAGGATTCATAATCTTGTCTTGTGTAATATCAGTAAGTGTGAATTTCAGCACATTTATGGTAATTGGTAAAACATCACCAGTTACATATCAAGTCCTTGGACATCTCAAAACATGTCTTGTTCTTGGATTCGGATATACCCTATTACATGATCCTTTTACATCTAGAAACGTCTCTGGAATTTTAGTTGCTATTTTTGGAATGGGTTTATATTCCTATTTCTGCACTCAAGAGAACAAGAAGAAACAATCCATTGATCTTTCTTTACCTCCTCTTCag gTGAAGGAGAAAGATAATACACCACTCTTACCTATGCAGGATAAAGAAAATATTGAGCCAAAGAAATCCACGAAGGACTCTTTGGTCTAA
- the LOC136224179 gene encoding uncharacterized protein gives MNIKMGSIHRSGLSRKASDNSRIILTIVLAALFGFFIGISFPPVSLTKIHTPLLGAFSGSDVPKIYVPTNPRGAELLPPGIVVPESDFYLHKLFGDPSEDLQKKPKYLVTFTVGYDQRDNINAAIKKFSDDFTIMLFHYDGRASEWDQFEWSRSAIHVSVRRQTKWWYAKRFLHPDIVSAYEYIFIWDEDLGVDHFNAEKYVHLVKKHGLEISQPGLEPNHGLTWEMTKRRGDSEVHKNTEEKPGWCADPNLPPCAAFVEIMAPVFSQEAWRCVWHMIQNDLVHGWGLDFALRRCAEPAHEKIGVVDSQWIVHQVIPSLGNQGQSENGKAPWQGVRDRCRKEWGIFQVRLANADKAYLSEITE, from the exons ATGAATATCAAGATGGGGTCAATACATCGCAG TGGACTTTCAAGGAAAGCAAGTGATAATTCCAGGATCATTTTAACAATTGTTTTGGCTGCTTTATTTGGATTTTTCATCGGTATTTCATTTCCGCCAGTTTCACTTACTAAG ATTCACACACCTCTACTTGGTGCTTTTAGCGGTAGCGATGTTCCTAAG ATATATGTTCCAACAAATCCCCGTGGTGCAGAGTTATTACCTCCAGGAATAGTTGTGCCAGAATCTGACTTTTACTTGCACAAGTTGTTTGGTGATCCCAGTGAG GATCTCCAGAAGAAGCCAAAGTACTTAGTGACATTTACAGTCGGCTATGATCAAAGGGATAATATCAATGCAGCTATTAAAAAG TTTTCTGATGATTTCACAATAATGCTTTTTCACTATGATGGTCGGGCAAGTGAATGGGAccaatttgaatggtcaagaagTGCAATCCATGTTAGTGTAAGAAGACAAACAAAATG GTGGTATGCAAAGAGGTTTTTGCATCCTGATATTGTTTCTGCTTAtgaatacattttcatatggGATGAAGATCTTGGAGTGGATCATTTTAATGCGGAGAA GTATGTTCATTTGGTAAAGAAACATGGTCTGGAGATCTCTCAACCAGGTCTTGAGCCCAATCACGGACTTACATGGGAGATGACAAAGAGGAGAGGTGACAGCGAAGTTCACAA GAATACAGAAGAGAAACCTGGCTGGTGTGCTGACCCAAATTTACCTCCATGTGCTGC CTTTGTGGAAATTATGGCCCCTGTGTTTTCTCAAGAGGCTTGGCGTTGTGTATGGCATATGATTCAG AATGATTTGGTGCATGGCTGGGGATTGGATTTTGCTCTTAGAAGATGTGCTGAG CCTGCTCATGAAAAGATTGGTGTAGTTGATTCACAATGGATTGTTCATCAAGTAATTCCTTCACTTGGAAACCAG GGGCAGTCAGAGAACGGAAAAGCTCCGTGGCAAGGG GTGAGGGACAGGTGCAGAAAAGAGTGGGGTATATTCCAAGTCCGTCTTGCGAATGCCGACAAAGCATACCTTTCTGAGATCACCGAATGA